From the Brevinematia bacterium genome, the window GTTCCTAATTTAAGAGAGTCTGCTTTTAGGAATGCAAAGGTGGTTTATGGGGAGGTGGACGAAAAGGTTGTGAGGATACTTGAGAAGTCGTTTGAGAATATTGGTATTTTTGTAACTGATGCTTTTTTCCTGAATTCTATAAATGGGAATAACTTTAATGAGTTTGTTGAGTTTGAGGATTTTGAAAATGTTAGGGAAGCTTTAGAGTACGGTAGAGGTGTAATAGTAGTAACAGGTCATTTTGGAAACTGGGAGTTTTTAGCAGGTGTGCCTGCTTGCCTAGGGTTGGTAAAACTTGCGGTTGTCATGAATAAACAGGTAAATCCACTAACTGAACGGTTGATTGTGACTATGCGTAGGAAAGCAAATATGAAAACTATCTATAATCAGCCTGAAGAGGTGAAGAAGATAATTTCGTTTCTAAAGAGTGGAGGAATAGTTGGAATGGTAGTAGACCAAGCTTACTACTTTGACCCGATATATGTTGAGTTTTTTGATAAAGAAGCTCCGACTGCTAGAGGTCCTGCTGTATTGCATCTGAAGCTGGGATCGCCAATCGTGATGGCAAGGAGTATTTTTATGAATGATGGAAGATATAAACTTAAGTTCTATAAACCTTTAGTTTTCAATCTACCATACAACGATGAGAGTGTAAGGAAGATTATGAGGTATATTAACGAGGTTTTTGAAAGTTGGATAAGGGAGGATCCGACACAGTGGTTTTCTTGGACTCACCCGAGATGGGATGTTGAAGGAATAGTGGTAAGAAAGAAGACATCCTAGTTGGTGGTCTATTTTCTAAAGTTAGTAGAGTTATGATAGGTTTTTTTAAGGTTGATGGAGTTTAATTGTCTCCATATGTTGCTATCATAGCTTTGATGCATCTCAACAAGGAAGTTGAGTGATAATACTTGGTGATTTTTCAGTTCTTTTGAAGATCAAAATTTGCTCCTTTTGATACTAAAGTCAAGGTTTATATTTCTTTACAGGGTTTTTAACTAAACTTTGGAAATTTCTCTCTTGACGGCTACTTAGGGATTTGTTTAAATTTATAAACTGACCATTCAGTCAGGTGGAGGTAGTATGTGGGGGCTTCTCAGGGCTCTTTTGAACAACATACCTGCGGTGATAGTTATATTTGTTGCGGTTATAGTTTTGGGGGGTGTGGCTTTAGTTAGGTTGCCGGTGGATCTGTTTCCTGATATAGAGGTGCCGGTGGTTGCTGTTAGGATTGAGTATAGGGGGGCGTCTCCGGAAGATGTTGAGAAGAATGTTGCTAGAATTGTTGAGGGACAGTTTTTGACTATAAGTGGGGTTAAGAATGTAGTTACTAGGTGTTTTGAGGAATCTGTTTTTTTTCTAGTTGAGTTTAATTATGGAGTCAATATTGATCTTGTTGCAAATGATATCAGGGAGAAGTTGGATCTGGTTTCAGGGATATTACCTGAAGAGGTGGGAAGACCTCAAATTCTTAAGTTTGATCCTAGTAATTTACCAATAATGAATATAGCGATAACTGGACTTGAGGATCTTTCGGCGCTTAGAGAGCTTGCAGATAACAACATTGCGAGGAAGATATACCAAGTTGATGGTGTTGCAAATGTATCGGTGGAAGGAGGATATAGCAAAAAGGTTTTTGTAGAGCTTGATCCTAAGAGAATGAACTCTTTTGCTATCTCTCCTTCGGATGTGGTGAGATCATTAGCAAGTGAAAATCAGAGTTATCCTGCTGGGTATGTAATGGATGGATATAGGAAGGTAAATCTGAGGTTTAGTAGTGAGTTTAGAGATACTATGGATATAGAGAAGGTGATTGTTGGAGTAAGAGGTAGATATGCAGTTAAGGTTGAGGATATTGCGGATGTTTCGTTTAGTGAGGATAGAGAGAATGCTCCAATAGTCAAGGTAAACGGCAGGAATGGGGTAATTCTTTCCGTTAGCAAAAAGTCAGGAAGTAGCACTGTGTTTGTTTCGGAAGGAGTTAAGAGGAAAATAGAAGAGCTTAGAACTCTGTATCCAAACTTAGAGTTTATCGTAATAAGTGACCAAGGTTCTTTTATCGTTGAGTCTCTAAACAATGTCAGAAATAATGCTCTAAACGGTGCTATACTTGCGGTATTGGTTGTTCTTCTTTTCCTTGCTAAGCTTAAAGAGACCATTCTTATTGGTATTGCAATTCCATTCTCTCTTATTCTCTCATTTGTTTTTATGTATTTTCTAGACATTTCTCTAAATGTTGTCTCGCTAGCAGGTCTTGCTTTAGGAGTTGGAATGATGGTGGATAACTCAATAGTGGTTCTAGAGAGTATATACTTACGGCTTAGGCAGGGTAAGAGTTTGTTTGATTCTGCGTTTGAAGGGACGAAAGAGGTAGGACTGGCAATTCTTGCTTCTACCTTGACTACTGTGGTAGTATTTGCTCCAGTTATTTTCTCGCAGGGGTTAGCTTCACAGATTTTTAGAGATCTATCTCTGACTATAAGTATATCAATCTTTTCATCTCTTTTTGTTGCATTATTTATTGTCCCACCTCTTGCCTCAAGACACTGGGGTTTGATTGAAAAGTGGGACAAAGGTATTCAGTCAAGCCACTTTCTTGTTTTGTTTTCAAATTGGGTGGAGAGGGTAAGAGACGGAGTCTATGAGAGGTTACTTACTGGAGTGCTTGATTTGAAAAAGACAGTGTTAGTATTTACTATAGTGTTTGTGATTTTAGGGGTTTTGTCTTTTCTTTTTGTTGGTAAAGAGTTGTTGCCTGTAATAGATAGTGGTGACATAGATCTTAGGGTTACTTTACCTCCGGGGACACATAAAGAAGTTACCGCTAAGTATGGGAAAAGGATAGAGGAGTTTCTTCTTAGAGATGAGAATGTGAAATACTTTTATTACACAATAGGAAGTGGTGGGATTGCTAGGTTTGTTGGAAGAGGTGGTGATAACAGGATAAATGTTGTGATAAAGCTTAAGGAGAAAGAAAAAAGGAAAATGACCTCTGAGGAATTTGCAGTTAGGTTAAGAAAGTTTTTGAGTTATATACCCGGGAGATACAACGTGATCACCTCTGGAAGTATTAGACTTCCTGGAGGGGGTGGAGCTAATGTTGACATAAAGCTTTTCGGTGATGATATAGATAAACTTGAACAGCTGGCTAAAAGAATTCAGGAGGTTGGGAGTAAGGTAAATGGTGTTCAAGAGATAAACACAACTTTTGATGAGCAACTTCAAGAGTATGCTCTACTGTTTGATAGGACAAAATTAGGTTTTTACGGAATATCAAGTGCGATACTGGGTAACATCATAAAAACGAGTTTTTATCCCTCAACAGTATCCTTTTTCAGAAAAGATGGAAAGCAGTATGATGTTGTTGTTCAGCTTAAAGAGGAAGAAAGGAAACATCTAGAGGATGTTCTTCTTAAGTATGTTCCTACTGCAACTGGTATAGTTCCACTGGTTGATCTGATAGAAGTCTCAAATACGACATCTCCTAGAGTTATAGTGAGGGAGAATAATAACAGACAGGTATCGTTGAATATTGTTGGGTTTGGAGTGGCTCAGGATAAGCTTGTTCAGGGGCTTGCGGATGCAATAAGAAGGGAAGTGTATATTCCTCCGGAAGTGATAATAGATTACGGAGGTAGTTTCAAGGAACTGCAGAATACTTTTAGGGATCTGTTGTTGGTTTTTGCTCTTGCCTTTACTTTGGTCTATACTGTGATGGTAATTCTATTCAAGTCTTTCAAGTCTCCTTTCATAATACTCTTTACTATACCCTACGGAACGTTTGCAGTGTTGATCGTTTTCTTTATGCTTGGTATGAAGATCAACATAATATCTGGTATAGGCTTGGTTCTGCTCTTAGGGATAGTTGTTAACAACGGTATTGTTATGGTTGACTATATGGATCAACTTCTAGCGAGAGGGTTTAGGCTTAGAGAGGCTGTAGTTGAAGGAGCAAAAAGAAGATTTAGACCAGTTCTTATGACTGCCTTGACAACAATTATTGGTGTGTTACCACTTGCGCTGGGAATAGGAGCAAGTTCTGAGCTATTTCAACCCCTGGGGCTAGTTGTTTTGATAGGACTGACGCTGGGAACTTTCTTTACTCTATTTATTATACCTGTCATGTTTGAGTATTTCAACAGAAAAAGGTTTGCATAGAGTTGGTCTATGGGATGGGTTCAACCCACTCAAAGTCTTTTAGCATTTTCAGTTTCTCGCGATTTTGGGCTATTTTTTTAAGTAGTCTCTTGACGGTCACATCGTAGTATATTTCCCCATTAAGAAGCTTTCTATACTCATCCTCCATATGGTGTAGAGTAGTGGCATATATTTGTGGATCGTATACTGAGACCATCTTGGCATACTTTTTGGCTACTCCAAACCATCCTAGCGCAGATTTAAAGTATTTCTCTGCTATATCATACCCCTCAAGTAGTTCCTTTTCATACTCTTTGCTGTAGAAATAAATATTCTCCTTGTAAAACTGTTTTCCGAAGTCTAAGTAATTCTTTGTTAGAAGTAGTGCAATGTGGGTTTTTATGAGAAGCTTGTATCTTTGCCAATGTGTCTCGTTGCTTATGGGTGTTAAGGCTCTTATTGGATGGTCAAATGGCAATGACCAGGCAAGTTCTAGGAAATATATGTTTCTTGATATACTATCAAGGTCCTGATAAAGCCATTCGTTGTAAATCTGAAAGAAATCTTCAACAAACTTCAGGCGCTTGTTTATAGGTTTGAATTTAAAATTTTTCGTATCAGCTGGTATTTTTGCAAGGCATATAGATAGGAAGATTATCAGAAAGATAGTTTTTGCTATTCTTGGCTTTGGTATTTCTAGTCCAAAACTAAGGATTTTGTTTTGATTTAGAGGTTTGTCAGTAGGAGTAGGGGGAAGTTTTTCCCCTTTGTCGTAGGTGAAATTTCTTTTTATATCATTTGGTTTTAGCTCTTCATAAAAGGAGGATTTTAGGTTTTCCATAGGTAAATTTTCGGAATACTTTTGGGCGATTACACTTAGGACTCTTCTACACTCACCACCCTAGTATGTTTATCAGTGCTGATGGGTTATCGGCAATTTTCTTGGAAAACACTTCTAGGTTTTTTACAGTTCTTCTCAAGCTCTTAGCTAATTCTTCGTCCGAGAGTAGTCCAATTATGTTGTTTGTGTTTGTTATTACCTTACTGAGCTCTGTAGCTACATAGTTGAGGTTATTTATGGTATCATTTAGCTTCTTTATGTCAACTTTGTTTAGATTGCTACTGACATGATTTAAGGAAGTCAGAAGCGCATTTATTTCTTGGGCAGATTCTCTGAGTTGTTCTGAGAATTCAGATGCATTCTTTAGGCTAACTGTTATGTATTCTTTGTTTTCGTTTATTTCTCTCAATATAAGTTCTAGGTATGAGATCAAGAGCACTACTTTATCTATGCTTTGTGGTAGTTCTGGAGCTGATTCTATTTTTCCTATAAACCTTTTTATGAAATCAAAGACATCTGATATTGCTTGGTTGATTGATGCTACTTCTTTACCGATAACCGTATCTCCATCTTTTAGATATGGGGGGTTGCCTGTGTAGTTTAGGATATCTATGTATTTTTCGCCGACTAGAGAGGCGGTTTGGATAACAAACATCGCGTCTTTGTTTATTTTATATCTACTTTCTATGAAAAGAGTTAGGATTACTCCACCTTCCTCAGGA encodes:
- a CDS encoding lysophospholipid acyltransferase family protein produces the protein VPNLRESAFRNAKVVYGEVDEKVVRILEKSFENIGIFVTDAFFLNSINGNNFNEFVEFEDFENVREALEYGRGVIVVTGHFGNWEFLAGVPACLGLVKLAVVMNKQVNPLTERLIVTMRRKANMKTIYNQPEEVKKIISFLKSGGIVGMVVDQAYYFDPIYVEFFDKEAPTARGPAVLHLKLGSPIVMARSIFMNDGRYKLKFYKPLVFNLPYNDESVRKIMRYINEVFESWIREDPTQWFSWTHPRWDVEGIVVRKKTS
- a CDS encoding efflux RND transporter permease subunit → MWGLLRALLNNIPAVIVIFVAVIVLGGVALVRLPVDLFPDIEVPVVAVRIEYRGASPEDVEKNVARIVEGQFLTISGVKNVVTRCFEESVFFLVEFNYGVNIDLVANDIREKLDLVSGILPEEVGRPQILKFDPSNLPIMNIAITGLEDLSALRELADNNIARKIYQVDGVANVSVEGGYSKKVFVELDPKRMNSFAISPSDVVRSLASENQSYPAGYVMDGYRKVNLRFSSEFRDTMDIEKVIVGVRGRYAVKVEDIADVSFSEDRENAPIVKVNGRNGVILSVSKKSGSSTVFVSEGVKRKIEELRTLYPNLEFIVISDQGSFIVESLNNVRNNALNGAILAVLVVLLFLAKLKETILIGIAIPFSLILSFVFMYFLDISLNVVSLAGLALGVGMMVDNSIVVLESIYLRLRQGKSLFDSAFEGTKEVGLAILASTLTTVVVFAPVIFSQGLASQIFRDLSLTISISIFSSLFVALFIVPPLASRHWGLIEKWDKGIQSSHFLVLFSNWVERVRDGVYERLLTGVLDLKKTVLVFTIVFVILGVLSFLFVGKELLPVIDSGDIDLRVTLPPGTHKEVTAKYGKRIEEFLLRDENVKYFYYTIGSGGIARFVGRGGDNRINVVIKLKEKEKRKMTSEEFAVRLRKFLSYIPGRYNVITSGSIRLPGGGGANVDIKLFGDDIDKLEQLAKRIQEVGSKVNGVQEINTTFDEQLQEYALLFDRTKLGFYGISSAILGNIIKTSFYPSTVSFFRKDGKQYDVVVQLKEEERKHLEDVLLKYVPTATGIVPLVDLIEVSNTTSPRVIVRENNNRQVSLNIVGFGVAQDKLVQGLADAIRREVYIPPEVIIDYGGSFKELQNTFRDLLLVFALAFTLVYTVMVILFKSFKSPFIILFTIPYGTFAVLIVFFMLGMKINIISGIGLVLLLGIVVNNGIVMVDYMDQLLARGFRLREAVVEGAKRRFRPVLMTALTTIIGVLPLALGIGASSELFQPLGLVVLIGLTLGTFFTLFIIPVMFEYFNRKRFA
- a CDS encoding MlaD family protein; this translates as MKHYELKIGLVVTIGLFLIILGLHLTNSLPFLSQGYRIHMKLSYGANVPMGASVKLAGGIKIGRLESVRENPEEGGVILTLFIESRYKINKDAMFVIQTASLVGEKYIDILNYTGNPPYLKDGDTVIGKEVASINQAISDVFDFIKRFIGKIESAPELPQSIDKVVLLISYLELILREINENKEYITVSLKNASEFSEQLRESAQEINALLTSLNHVSSNLNKVDIKKLNDTINNLNYVATELSKVITNTNNIIGLLSDEELAKSLRRTVKNLEVFSKKIADNPSALINILGW